Proteins encoded in a region of the Streptomyces sp. NBC_00513 genome:
- a CDS encoding SpoIIE family protein phosphatase produces MAIVVLLAAGAVLALVLQSRHDVDREARTRSVSVAQTVAHSTGMCAALRSPDPAKTLQPLAESTRKDAGVDFIVVMDTEGIRYSHPLPDRIGKRFVGTIEPSLAGQVHTESVQGPLGKEIQAIVPVYCDGKVAGLVSAGLTVKNVSGVVDRQLPVILGASAAGLALATVGAWLISRRLRRQTHGLGPEEMTRMYEHHDAVLHSVREGVLITDGGGRLLLANDEAKRLLKLPADAEGQYIGNLTGLDRTVCDLLLSGRVATDEVHEAGERLLVINQRPTRPGGGPEGAAVTIRDSTEMRVLSTRADAARRRLRLLYDAGVGVGTTLDVGRTAQELADVAVPRFADFATVELAETVLHGDEPNSTAPDLLRTGFSGIADDVPLYPRGRLIDFRPSTPQARGLTTGRAELIPDLADAPGWYAQDPERAQAILDYGVHSLITAPLKARGAVLGLVNFWRSRKDEPFDEEDLSLAEELVARAGVTIDNARRYTREHALAVTLQRSLLPRDLPEQSGVEVAHFYLPAQSGVGGDWFDVIPLPGSRVALVVGDVVGHGLHAAAAMGRLRTAVLNFSSLDLPPDELLTRLDDLVQYIDQGGDGGSDGGLLGATCLYAVYDAVTQRCTVARAGHVPPAIVRPDGSVEIPELPAGAPLGLGGFPFESTELELPEGSQLVLYTDGLIEDRARDIDEGLDLLRAALAHADRKPEDTCRAVLAQLLPVRSRDDVALLVARTSALPTDRIAEWDVPFEPSSVGVMRAHAMRKLEEWGLSELAFGTELVLSELITNAIRHGSAPVRVRLLFDRMLTCEVFDGSSSSPRLHYATTTDEGGRGLFLVAQISRRWGARYTPEGKVLWSEQALPDPEDV; encoded by the coding sequence GTGGCGATCGTGGTGCTGCTCGCGGCCGGAGCGGTCCTGGCACTGGTGCTCCAGTCCCGCCACGACGTCGACCGGGAGGCCCGCACCCGTTCGGTCTCGGTCGCGCAGACGGTCGCCCATTCGACCGGGATGTGCGCGGCCCTGCGTTCACCCGACCCCGCGAAGACCCTCCAGCCGCTCGCCGAGTCCACGCGCAAGGACGCCGGGGTGGACTTCATCGTCGTGATGGACACCGAGGGGATCCGCTACAGCCATCCGCTGCCCGACCGCATCGGCAAGCGGTTCGTGGGCACCATCGAGCCCTCCCTCGCCGGCCAGGTGCACACCGAGAGCGTGCAGGGCCCGCTCGGCAAGGAGATCCAGGCCATCGTGCCGGTCTACTGCGACGGCAAGGTCGCGGGACTGGTGTCGGCCGGGCTCACCGTGAAGAACGTCTCCGGCGTGGTCGACCGCCAGCTCCCCGTCATCCTCGGGGCCAGCGCGGCCGGACTCGCCCTCGCCACCGTGGGCGCGTGGCTCATCAGCAGGCGACTGCGCCGCCAGACCCACGGGCTCGGCCCCGAGGAAATGACCCGCATGTACGAGCACCACGACGCGGTGCTCCACTCGGTCCGCGAGGGGGTGCTCATCACCGACGGCGGCGGACGGTTGCTCCTCGCGAACGACGAGGCGAAACGCCTGCTGAAACTGCCGGCCGACGCCGAGGGCCAGTACATCGGGAATCTCACCGGACTCGACCGGACCGTGTGCGACCTGCTGCTGTCCGGCCGGGTCGCCACCGACGAGGTGCACGAGGCCGGGGAACGACTCCTGGTGATCAACCAACGGCCGACGCGTCCCGGCGGCGGGCCCGAGGGGGCCGCGGTCACCATCCGGGACTCCACCGAGATGCGCGTCCTCAGCACCCGCGCCGACGCGGCCCGGCGACGGCTGAGGCTGCTGTACGACGCCGGGGTCGGCGTCGGCACCACCCTCGACGTCGGGCGGACGGCCCAGGAACTGGCCGACGTGGCCGTTCCGCGGTTCGCGGACTTCGCGACCGTCGAGCTGGCGGAAACCGTGCTGCACGGGGACGAGCCGAACAGCACGGCGCCCGACCTGCTCCGCACCGGTTTCAGCGGCATCGCGGACGACGTGCCGCTCTACCCGCGCGGCAGGCTGATCGACTTCCGACCGTCCACCCCCCAGGCTCGCGGCCTCACCACCGGCCGGGCCGAACTGATCCCCGATCTCGCCGACGCGCCGGGCTGGTACGCGCAGGACCCGGAGCGGGCGCAGGCCATCCTCGACTACGGCGTGCACTCCCTGATCACAGCCCCCCTCAAGGCGCGGGGCGCGGTGCTGGGCCTGGTCAACTTCTGGCGGTCGCGGAAGGACGAGCCCTTCGACGAGGAGGACCTGTCCCTCGCCGAGGAACTCGTGGCCCGGGCCGGTGTCACCATCGACAACGCCCGCCGCTACACCCGCGAGCACGCCTTGGCCGTGACCCTCCAGCGCAGTCTGCTGCCGCGCGACCTGCCCGAGCAGAGCGGCGTCGAGGTGGCCCATTTCTACCTGCCGGCCCAGTCCGGGGTGGGTGGCGACTGGTTCGACGTGATCCCGCTGCCCGGCAGCAGGGTCGCGCTCGTCGTCGGCGACGTCGTCGGCCACGGGTTGCACGCGGCGGCGGCCATGGGACGACTGCGTACGGCCGTGCTCAACTTCTCCTCGCTGGACCTGCCCCCCGACGAACTCCTCACCCGACTCGACGACCTCGTCCAGTACATCGACCAGGGCGGGGACGGCGGATCCGACGGCGGCCTGCTCGGGGCGACCTGCCTCTACGCCGTCTACGACGCGGTGACGCAGCGCTGCACGGTGGCACGCGCCGGGCACGTGCCCCCGGCGATCGTGCGGCCCGACGGCAGTGTGGAGATCCCCGAGCTCCCCGCCGGCGCGCCCCTGGGCCTGGGCGGCTTCCCGTTCGAGTCGACGGAGTTGGAGCTGCCGGAGGGCTCCCAGCTGGTGCTGTACACCGACGGTCTGATCGAGGACCGCGCCCGCGACATCGACGAGGGTCTCGATCTGCTGCGGGCGGCGCTCGCCCACGCGGACCGCAAGCCCGAGGACACCTGCCGGGCCGTTCTCGCGCAACTGCTGCCCGTGCGCTCCCGCGACGACGTGGCGCTGTTGGTCGCGCGGACGTCGGCGCTGCCGACGGACCGGATCGCCGAGTGGGACGTGCCCTTCGAACCGAGTTCGGTGGGCGTCATGAGGGCTCACGCCATGCGGAAGCTGGAGGAATGGGGCCTGTCCGAGCTCGCGTTCGGCACCGAGCTGGTACTGAGTGAACTCATCACGAACGCGATCCGCCACGGCTCCGCGCCGGTGCGCGTCCGTCTGTTGTTCGACCGGATGCTGACCTGCGAGGTCTTCGACGGCAGCAGCAGTTCACCCCGTCTGCACTACGCCACCACCACGGACGAGGGTGGCCGCGGACTCTTCCTCGTGGCCCAGATCAGCCGGCGTTGGGGAGCCCGGTACACGCCCGAGGGCAAGGTTCTCTGGTCCGAACAGGCGTTGCCGGACCCCGAGGACGTCTAG
- a CDS encoding SRPBCC domain-containing protein: MSEDRIEREILIEAPVERVWSLVADPGFWVSDTAGPTGAVAEAGASVVAKSAEYGDFPVRVEEVEAPTRVSYRWASAFPGEEPREDNSTLVEFTLTPEGDATRLRVVESGFSALAGSEELRRKAVADNTGGWPQVFDALKNRAEQSSP, from the coding sequence ATGAGCGAGGACCGAATCGAACGCGAGATCCTCATCGAGGCGCCGGTGGAGCGGGTGTGGTCCCTGGTGGCCGACCCCGGGTTCTGGGTGTCCGACACGGCCGGCCCGACCGGCGCCGTGGCGGAGGCGGGAGCCTCCGTGGTGGCGAAGAGCGCCGAGTACGGCGACTTCCCCGTACGGGTGGAGGAGGTCGAGGCGCCCACCCGTGTCTCGTACCGCTGGGCGAGCGCCTTCCCCGGGGAAGAACCGCGCGAGGACAACAGCACGCTCGTCGAGTTCACGTTGACCCCCGAAGGCGACGCGACGCGGCTCCGGGTGGTCGAGAGCGGGTTCTCCGCGCTGGCCGGGTCGGAGGAACTGCGCCGCAAGGCGGTGGCGGACAACACCGGCGGCTGGCCCCAGGTGTTCGACGCGCTCAAGAACCGCGCCGAACAGTCGTCCCCGTGA
- a CDS encoding helix-turn-helix transcriptional regulator: MTEEHPSDGVDDVLAALADPTRRRLLDLLAEQGEVTATTLAAGLPVSRQAVVKHLAVLDAAGLVSGRRVGREVRYEVRSTALNATARRLAALAADWDRRLAIVKRVAEAAERDPDGG, from the coding sequence GTGACGGAGGAACACCCGAGCGACGGCGTCGACGACGTCCTCGCCGCGCTCGCCGACCCGACCCGGCGCCGGCTGCTCGACCTCCTCGCCGAACAGGGCGAGGTCACCGCGACGACGCTCGCGGCAGGGCTTCCCGTGTCACGACAGGCCGTGGTCAAGCACCTCGCCGTCCTGGACGCGGCCGGACTCGTCTCCGGCCGCCGGGTCGGGCGTGAGGTGAGGTACGAGGTCCGGTCGACGGCGCTGAACGCGACGGCGCGCCGGCTGGCCGCGCTCGCGGCCGACTGGGATCGACGGCTGGCGATCGTCAAGCGCGTCGCCGAGGCGGCGGAGCGCGATCCGGACGGAGGGTAG
- a CDS encoding cyclopropane-fatty-acyl-phospholipid synthase family protein, translating into MRPVADRLAELLGHFLAGPPPVRLRAWDGSESGPEDAPVVVLRSPDALRRLLWQPGELGLAEAYIAGDLDIEGDLADGLGRAWQSVREHGTSTPSPTGWARAAALAVGLGVAGIPPHAPDAPRARLGGRLHSSTRDRAAISHHYDLSNEFYALLLDPSMAYSCGYWSRPDDPDYTPADAQYDKLELICRKVGLRAGSRLLDVGCGWGSLAVHAARAHKAQVTAVTLSRAQRDFVTDRVAREGLSDLVEVQLRHWRHIDGGGYDAVSAVEMGEHVGDVEYPEFTSLLHGVLRPGGRLLIQQMSRGLNAPGGGAFIETYIAPDMHMRPVGRTVDLIEDAGFEVRSVEALREHYAWTIDAWRRTLEERWVDFEALVGQATARVWRLYLAGSSLAFTERRMGVDQILAVRPSREGRSDMPATPVSWYESQAPA; encoded by the coding sequence ATGAGGCCCGTGGCAGACAGACTGGCCGAACTCCTCGGGCATTTCCTCGCCGGACCTCCACCGGTACGCCTGCGCGCCTGGGACGGCAGCGAGTCCGGCCCCGAGGACGCCCCCGTGGTCGTGCTCCGCTCCCCCGACGCACTGCGCCGCCTGCTGTGGCAGCCCGGCGAGCTCGGCCTCGCCGAGGCCTACATCGCCGGCGACCTGGACATCGAGGGTGACCTGGCCGACGGACTCGGCCGCGCCTGGCAGTCCGTGCGCGAGCACGGCACTTCGACGCCGAGCCCGACGGGGTGGGCCCGGGCCGCGGCGCTCGCCGTGGGGCTGGGCGTGGCCGGCATACCGCCGCACGCCCCGGACGCCCCCAGGGCCCGCCTCGGCGGCAGGCTGCACAGTTCCACCCGTGACCGGGCCGCCATCAGCCACCACTACGACCTGTCCAACGAGTTCTACGCCCTGCTGTTGGACCCGTCCATGGCCTACTCCTGCGGCTACTGGTCCCGCCCCGACGACCCCGACTACACACCGGCCGACGCCCAGTACGACAAGTTGGAACTGATCTGCCGCAAGGTCGGTCTGCGGGCCGGCTCCCGCCTCCTCGACGTCGGTTGCGGCTGGGGTTCGCTCGCCGTCCACGCCGCCCGCGCCCACAAGGCCCAGGTCACCGCCGTGACCCTGTCCCGGGCACAGCGGGACTTCGTGACCGACCGGGTCGCGCGGGAGGGCCTGTCCGATCTGGTCGAGGTGCAGTTGCGGCACTGGCGTCACATCGACGGCGGGGGCTACGACGCGGTCAGCGCCGTCGAGATGGGCGAGCACGTGGGGGACGTCGAGTACCCCGAGTTCACGTCCCTGCTCCACGGAGTGCTGCGCCCCGGTGGACGGCTGCTGATCCAGCAGATGTCCCGTGGTCTGAACGCTCCCGGCGGCGGCGCCTTCATCGAGACCTACATCGCGCCCGACATGCACATGCGGCCCGTCGGTCGCACCGTCGACCTCATCGAGGACGCGGGATTCGAGGTGCGTTCCGTCGAGGCCCTGCGCGAGCACTACGCCTGGACCATCGACGCCTGGCGCCGCACCCTGGAGGAACGGTGGGTGGACTTCGAGGCGCTGGTCGGCCAGGCCACGGCCCGTGTGTGGCGTCTGTACCTCGCCGGCAGTTCGCTCGCGTTCACCGAGCGCCGCATGGGCGTCGACCAGATCCTCGCCGTCCGGCCGTCCCGGGAGGGGCGCAGCGACATGCCGGCCACACCGGTGAGCTGGTACGAGTCGCAAGCACCGGCGTGA
- a CDS encoding alpha/beta hydrolase, whose protein sequence is MGPGSLHVPAAPGRELPSALSLRRNPAHPTAAILVLHGGRADGLTAPPALNLPLVRMRAFTRALARATGPDRVVVAEVRYRHRGWNGAREDPVRDAIRALDELRRTAGSVPVVLVGHSMGGRAALRAAIDPSVRAVIGLAPWCPPGEPVTQLAGKSVVLLHDEADRVTDARASWDHVRRARAGGARAAGVVMPEGGHAMLRQSARWHEATVAATLGFLGSRELPEGLFTGPVPMPWPRPDAVDAPRGAGRRSRDGG, encoded by the coding sequence ATGGGCCCCGGGTCGCTCCACGTTCCCGCAGCTCCCGGCCGGGAGCTGCCTTCGGCGCTGTCCCTGCGGCGCAATCCCGCGCATCCGACGGCGGCGATCCTGGTGCTGCACGGGGGCCGCGCCGACGGGCTGACCGCGCCCCCCGCCCTCAACCTGCCCCTCGTGCGCATGAGGGCGTTCACCCGCGCGCTCGCGCGGGCCACCGGGCCGGACCGGGTGGTCGTCGCGGAGGTGCGCTACCGCCACCGGGGCTGGAACGGCGCCCGGGAGGATCCGGTGCGGGACGCCATACGCGCACTGGACGAACTGCGCCGCACGGCCGGATCCGTCCCCGTGGTCCTCGTGGGGCACTCCATGGGTGGTAGGGCCGCGTTGCGCGCGGCGATCGACCCCTCGGTACGGGCGGTGATCGGGCTCGCCCCGTGGTGCCCGCCCGGTGAGCCGGTGACACAGCTCGCGGGCAAGTCGGTGGTGCTCCTGCACGACGAGGCGGACCGGGTCACCGACGCCCGGGCGAGTTGGGACCACGTGCGGCGGGCCCGCGCCGGCGGGGCGCGTGCCGCGGGCGTCGTCATGCCCGAGGGCGGGCACGCGATGCTCCGTCAGTCCGCGCGCTGGCACGAGGCCACCGTCGCCGCCACGCTGGGGTTCCTGGGGTCCCGCGAACTCCCCGAGGGCCTCTTCACCGGGCCGGTCCCGATGCCCTGGCCCCGGCCGGACGCTGTCGACGCCCCCCGCGGAGCCGGCCGCCGGTCGCGGGACGGCGGCTGA
- a CDS encoding SHOCT domain-containing protein: protein MDDYPLLNLFWTMLWIFIWVMWFFLLFKVITDIFRDHELHGWGKAGWLILVLLLPYIGVFIYLIVRGRGMGKRDVKQVEEQEQAFRQYVQKAAGTTGSPGGAADELHKLSTLKDKGDITQEEFERAKAKLLA, encoded by the coding sequence GTGGACGACTACCCACTGCTCAATCTGTTCTGGACCATGCTCTGGATCTTCATCTGGGTCATGTGGTTCTTCCTGCTCTTCAAGGTGATCACGGACATCTTCCGCGACCACGAACTGCACGGGTGGGGCAAGGCGGGCTGGCTCATCCTGGTCCTCCTGCTGCCGTACATCGGCGTCTTCATCTACCTCATCGTCCGAGGCCGGGGCATGGGCAAACGGGACGTGAAGCAGGTCGAGGAGCAGGAGCAGGCCTTCCGGCAGTACGTCCAGAAGGCGGCCGGGACGACCGGTTCCCCGGGCGGCGCGGCGGACGAGCTCCACAAGCTCTCCACGCTCAAGGACAAGGGCGACATCACCCAGGAGGAGTTCGAGCGGGCGAAGGCGAAACTCCTGGCGTGA
- a CDS encoding NAD(P)-dependent oxidoreductase produces the protein MRVLVTGGAGFIGSHVVSALADRGHDPVVFDLTEENGRDVRDSAQVREALAGVDAVCHQAAKVGLGKDFGDAPDYVSVNDLGTAVLLARMAESGVRRLLLAGSMVVYGEGRYECPAHGVVRPGPRAEADLRAGRFEPRCPTCGADLAPGLVAEDAPMDPRNVYATTKLAQEHLASSWARATGGRVVSLRYHNVYGPGMPRDTPYAGVAALFRSALARGEAPRVFEDGGQRRDFVHVRDVAVANAVALEAVADTPGFVAYNVGSGDPRTVGDMAKALSAACAGPDPVVTGEYRLGDVRHITADSARLRGDLGWRPAVTFEAGMAEPGDGVA, from the coding sequence ATGCGCGTACTTGTGACTGGAGGAGCGGGCTTCATCGGCTCGCACGTCGTTTCCGCACTGGCCGACCGGGGGCACGACCCGGTGGTCTTCGACCTGACGGAGGAGAACGGACGGGACGTACGGGACTCCGCGCAGGTGCGCGAGGCCCTCGCCGGGGTGGACGCGGTCTGCCACCAGGCCGCCAAGGTGGGGCTGGGCAAGGACTTCGGCGACGCCCCGGACTACGTGTCGGTCAACGACCTCGGCACCGCCGTCCTGTTGGCCCGGATGGCGGAGAGCGGGGTGCGGCGGCTGCTGCTCGCCGGGTCGATGGTCGTGTACGGCGAGGGGCGGTACGAGTGCCCGGCCCACGGAGTCGTCCGCCCGGGTCCGCGTGCCGAGGCGGACCTGCGGGCGGGCAGGTTCGAGCCGCGCTGCCCCACCTGTGGCGCCGACCTGGCGCCCGGGCTGGTGGCCGAGGACGCCCCGATGGATCCCCGCAACGTCTACGCCACCACCAAGCTGGCCCAGGAACACCTCGCGTCGTCGTGGGCGCGGGCCACCGGCGGGCGGGTGGTCTCGCTGCGCTACCACAACGTCTACGGGCCCGGAATGCCGCGCGACACGCCGTACGCGGGAGTCGCCGCGCTCTTCCGTTCCGCACTCGCGCGGGGGGAGGCCCCGCGCGTCTTCGAGGACGGCGGGCAGCGGCGGGACTTCGTGCACGTGCGGGACGTCGCGGTGGCCAACGCGGTGGCCTTGGAGGCGGTGGCGGACACCCCCGGTTTCGTCGCCTACAACGTGGGCAGCGGCGATCCCCGTACCGTCGGCGACATGGCCAAGGCGCTGTCGGCGGCGTGCGCGGGCCCCGATCCCGTCGTCACCGGCGAGTACCGGCTGGGCGACGTCCGGCACATCACCGCCGACTCTGCGCGGCTGCGCGGGGACCTGGGCTGGCGTCCGGCGGTCACGTTCGAGGCGGGCATGGCCGAACCGGGCGACGGGGTCGCGTAG
- a CDS encoding DUF6207 family protein has product MNDIDERYVAEPGLVVFDVTGGDEDTVRAAVVAPGRLCATSGMGRVTCEPGRPGVTARVYADLLRPGGAR; this is encoded by the coding sequence GTGAACGACATTGATGAGCGGTACGTCGCGGAACCCGGCCTCGTCGTCTTCGACGTGACGGGCGGCGACGAGGACACGGTCCGCGCGGCGGTGGTCGCGCCGGGCCGACTGTGCGCGACATCGGGAATGGGCCGCGTCACCTGCGAACCCGGCCGGCCGGGCGTGACGGCACGCGTGTACGCGGACCTGCTGCGCCCGGGCGGTGCGCGATAG
- a CDS encoding peroxidase: protein MQSPPSPHHPTRRTVVRAGACAAALAVGIPGTAAGAAPRVGAPGTPVAPPASRAAAQVLPLRTDTTTQGDILAGFRKDHVRLLLVHFHHAGKARRWLGALLPDLSTTDQVTRFNAEFSRARTLRGGVDPAGMATLWTGLSLTHPGLSLLAGKDPFPAVPAGGTAEAFRDGAAARAEALGDTGPSAPDSWLFGASEDDVHAVLTLAADDSGRLAEAVDRHRRSLDAAAATVLFGQDGATLPGALRGHEHFGFLDAISQPGVRGFDPSDAANPATVQGKSGTRLVPAGEFLIGHERVGARPAGLPAWATGGSFHVVRRLAQDVPGWWNQAAECLAELKRSGAAPADADPKWLAARMIGRWPGGAPVATCPVAERVPLPGEDVDGALDFHDDPQGWTTPLFSHIRKSNPRGGLTPAPGRPPLPIAQLDSRRIIRRGIPFGPPHRPETGSHAEGGDDTTRGLLFVSHQADLVEQFEFIAKRWVNEVDFPPARHPVPGADPVIGPGSQAAFECPSESGSRATTLSFQRFIRTEGAVYAFTPSLPTLRALAAGRLDDSIEVHAGTVLRSGDTLDAGAVRLSMESSGDLVLYDGDGRSVWSAGTSGTGAEARFTADGELAVLTAAGRPLWSSKTTGHRGARLLIRPSGDVVIVQGDKTLWHAG, encoded by the coding sequence TTGCAGAGCCCGCCCTCCCCGCACCACCCCACCCGCCGCACCGTCGTACGGGCGGGCGCCTGCGCCGCCGCTCTCGCCGTCGGGATCCCCGGCACCGCGGCCGGCGCCGCGCCCCGTGTCGGAGCCCCCGGTACACCCGTCGCACCCCCGGCGTCCCGGGCCGCGGCGCAGGTCCTGCCCCTGCGCACCGACACCACCACCCAGGGCGACATCCTCGCGGGCTTCCGCAAGGACCACGTCCGTCTGCTCCTCGTCCACTTCCACCACGCGGGCAAGGCCCGGCGATGGCTCGGCGCACTGCTGCCCGACCTCTCCACGACCGATCAGGTCACCCGGTTCAACGCCGAGTTCAGCAGGGCGCGCACCCTGCGGGGCGGCGTGGACCCGGCCGGCATGGCCACCCTGTGGACCGGGCTGAGCCTCACCCACCCCGGGCTGAGCCTGCTCGCCGGCAAGGACCCCTTCCCCGCCGTCCCCGCCGGCGGCACCGCCGAGGCCTTCCGCGACGGGGCCGCCGCCCGCGCCGAGGCACTGGGCGACACGGGACCCAGCGCCCCCGACTCCTGGTTGTTCGGCGCGTCCGAGGACGACGTGCACGCCGTCCTCACCCTGGCCGCCGACGACTCCGGACGACTCGCCGAAGCCGTCGACCGCCACCGCCGCTCGCTGGACGCAGCCGCCGCCACGGTCCTCTTCGGCCAGGACGGCGCCACGCTCCCCGGCGCACTGCGCGGCCACGAGCACTTCGGCTTCCTCGACGCCATCAGCCAACCCGGCGTACGCGGCTTCGACCCGTCCGACGCCGCGAACCCCGCGACCGTCCAGGGAAAGTCCGGCACCCGGCTGGTGCCCGCCGGCGAGTTCCTGATCGGGCACGAACGCGTCGGGGCGCGCCCCGCCGGGCTCCCCGCATGGGCCACCGGCGGCTCGTTCCACGTCGTACGACGGCTCGCGCAGGACGTGCCCGGGTGGTGGAACCAGGCCGCCGAATGCCTCGCCGAACTGAAACGCTCCGGTGCCGCGCCGGCCGACGCCGACCCGAAGTGGCTCGCCGCCCGCATGATCGGCCGCTGGCCCGGTGGCGCACCGGTCGCCACCTGCCCCGTCGCCGAACGCGTCCCCCTGCCCGGCGAGGACGTCGACGGCGCGCTCGACTTCCACGACGACCCGCAGGGCTGGACCACACCGCTGTTCTCGCACATCCGCAAGAGCAACCCGCGCGGAGGTCTCACCCCGGCCCCGGGACGTCCGCCGCTGCCCATCGCCCAACTCGACTCCCGCCGCATCATCCGGCGCGGGATCCCCTTCGGCCCACCGCACCGCCCGGAGACCGGATCCCACGCGGAGGGCGGCGACGACACCACGCGCGGGCTCCTCTTCGTCAGCCATCAGGCCGACCTGGTCGAGCAGTTCGAGTTCATCGCCAAACGCTGGGTCAACGAGGTGGACTTCCCGCCGGCCCGCCACCCCGTCCCGGGCGCCGACCCGGTCATCGGCCCCGGCTCCCAGGCCGCGTTCGAATGCCCCTCCGAGAGCGGCAGCCGCGCCACCACGCTCTCCTTCCAGCGGTTCATCCGCACCGAGGGCGCCGTCTACGCCTTCACCCCCTCCCTCCCGACCCTGCGCGCCCTGGCCGCCGGCAGACTCGACGACTCCATCGAGGTGCACGCCGGCACCGTGCTGCGCTCCGGCGACACCCTGGACGCCGGCGCCGTCCGCCTGAGCATGGAGAGCAGCGGTGACCTGGTCCTGTACGACGGCGACGGCCGTTCCGTGTGGAGCGCCGGCACCTCGGGCACCGGAGCCGAGGCGCGGTTCACCGCCGACGGCGAACTCGCCGTCCTCACGGCGGCCGGCCGGCCCCTGTGGTCCTCCAAGACCACCGGCCACCGGGGCGCCCGCCTGCTGATCCGCCCCTCCGGCGACGTGGTCATCGTCCAGGGGGACAAGACCCTGTGGCACGCCGGATGA
- a CDS encoding serine hydrolase domain-containing protein: MRPLHTPSRSAARPRPRGLRRAAVAALAATALAGSLTPAAAGTGPGEPPRDRSLQRQLRELVEAPGGPPGAIAVLRRDGRQEVYRAGVAEIGRREAPGLDDHMRIASVAKAFSGAVALSLVDDHRLGLDDTIGRRLPRLPRDWHAVTLRQLLNHTSGLPDYTEDPEFLEILTADPRHRFDSRRLLDYVADEDLRFAPGSRYQYSNSDNIAVALMAEQATGRRYEELLKERVYRPLGLRSTSLPQGYRLPEPFMHGYAVDPPAPPEDVSEALGASGVWASGGIVSTPRELSAFIRGYAGPELLSPPTRRQQQRFVRGGASEPAGPGANAAGLGIFRYTTRCGAVLGHTGNFPGYTQFAAATPDGKRSVTVSVTSQVPLDPQLLDRLRTTEENFVCRLLGDR; this comes from the coding sequence GTGCGTCCGCTGCACACCCCGAGCCGATCCGCCGCCCGCCCCCGTCCACGTGGCCTGCGGCGGGCGGCCGTCGCCGCCCTCGCCGCGACCGCCCTCGCCGGCAGCCTCACCCCGGCGGCCGCGGGGACCGGCCCTGGGGAGCCGCCCCGGGACCGGTCCCTACAGCGGCAGCTGCGGGAACTCGTCGAGGCTCCGGGCGGCCCGCCCGGAGCCATCGCCGTGCTCCGACGCGACGGCCGCCAGGAGGTCTACCGGGCCGGCGTGGCCGAGATCGGCCGCCGTGAGGCGCCCGGCCTCGACGACCACATGCGGATCGCCAGCGTCGCGAAGGCCTTCAGCGGAGCGGTCGCCCTGAGCCTGGTCGACGACCACCGGCTCGGCCTCGACGACACGATCGGCCGACGCCTGCCCCGCCTGCCCCGGGACTGGCACGCGGTGACGCTCCGCCAACTGCTGAACCACACCAGCGGTCTCCCCGACTACACCGAGGACCCCGAGTTCCTGGAGATCCTCACCGCCGACCCCCGACACCGCTTCGACTCCCGCCGACTCCTCGACTACGTAGCCGACGAGGACCTCCGCTTCGCACCCGGCTCGCGCTACCAGTACTCCAACTCGGACAACATCGCCGTCGCGCTGATGGCCGAACAGGCCACCGGCCGCCGCTACGAGGAACTGCTGAAGGAGCGGGTGTACCGACCGCTCGGCCTGCGCAGCACCAGCCTCCCGCAGGGCTACCGGCTGCCCGAGCCCTTCATGCACGGCTACGCCGTCGATCCGCCGGCCCCACCGGAGGACGTCAGCGAAGCGCTCGGAGCCTCGGGCGTCTGGGCGTCGGGCGGCATCGTCTCCACCCCGCGCGAACTCTCCGCGTTCATCCGCGGCTACGCGGGGCCCGAACTGCTGTCGCCGCCGACCCGCCGCCAACAGCAACGCTTCGTGCGGGGCGGCGCCTCGGAGCCCGCCGGCCCGGGCGCGAACGCCGCCGGGCTGGGCATCTTCCGCTACACCACGCGCTGCGGGGCCGTCCTCGGCCACACCGGGAACTTCCCCGGCTACACGCAGTTCGCCGCGGCCACCCCGGACGGCAAGCGGTCGGTGACCGTGTCCGTCACGAGCCAGGTGCCGCTCGACCCGCAGCTCCTCGACCGGCTCCGCACCACCGAGGAGAACTTCGTCTGCCGCCTCCTCGGAGATCGCTGA